A genomic window from Triticum urartu cultivar G1812 chromosome 7, Tu2.1, whole genome shotgun sequence includes:
- the LOC125522808 gene encoding uncharacterized protein LOC125522808: MSSTTCSDAGVQVEVHMSPSSPMFAFGSTQARGGAVASRCGWRGGRRQRGSRMVLAAVMKRSVTLYARRQDWRGFKDTHSGYPGRPPIPAHTVAPPLFVSN, encoded by the exons ATGTCCTCAACGACCTGCTCCGACGCAG GGGTGCAGGTCGAGGTCCATATGTCCCCAAGTTCTCCCATGTTTGCCTTCGGTTCCACCCAGGCTAG AGGAGGGGCAGTAGCATCACGATGCGGGTGGCGGGGTGGTAGGCGGCAGCGTGGCAGCAGGATGGTGTTGGCAGCTGTTATGAAAAG GTCTGTAACACTGTATGCTAGGAGGCAAGACTGGCGGGGGTTTAAGGACACACATTCTGGCTACCCggggcggccgcccataccagcccatACGGTGGCGCCGCCCCTGTTTGTGTCCAATTAG